In the genome of Archangium lipolyticum, the window AGTTTTGCTGGAAAGCTCGGGACTCGCTGCAGCCGAGCTGGAATCTCTCCCAGCTTCATCGAGAGATCCGCGATCTGCCTTCGCAGAGCAACTGCGGTCGACTGCTCTATCAGCCTCGCTGAGGCGGACTCGGAAATGAGCGCCTCGGCCTCCGCGAACTGACCTTCGGAGATGAGGTGGGTGATTCGTGCTTCCGTGGTGCTGCGTCCAAAGCCTCCCCCTCCGCCCTGGTCAAGAGAATGTGCGCAGGAGGGAAGAACGCCCACCAGCAGGATCGCCATCACGAACGCAACTGTACGGAGAGGCAGGGCCATGTCGCGGCTCCAGTGGATTCGAGTGGATATGACGCAGGTGTCGCAACAGGGAGAGCGCCCTGGGAGACGCCAATGTCACGGGAGAGGGGTCGTTGCCGTCCTGAGATGAGGGGCTCGCATTTTCGGGGGGATACGCCATGTGTCATCTGGTTCGTCTGTCTTTGGGGCTGGTGCTGGTCGCGTGCGCGATGGTGCTCGCGACCGATGAGGAGTACGGCTACTTCGCTCCAACGCCCTGAGCCAGGGCTGTCTGTTTTCAGGGCCCGGAGCGGCGCAGTGATTCCACGATGAAGGACTTGAGCGCCCTCGCCGCCGCCGTGAGGTACTCCTCGCCCCGGTGCACCAGCACCACCTGACGCCTCGGGCCTCCCTTCGTCACCTCCACCACGTCGAAGCCCCGGGTCTCGTGCTCCCGCGCCATCAGCGCCGGCAACAGCGCCACCCCCAATCCCTGCTCCACCATCCGCCGCAAGCCCTCGGCGTTGTCCACCTCCACCGCCACCCGGGGTTTCACCCCTCGCGCCTCGCACGCCGCCTCCAGCGCGTGCGTGCCCGCCATCCCCGGAATCACCACCAGCGGCTCCTCCACCGCCTCCGTCAGCGCCACCGGCCTCTTCAGCCTCGCCAGCCGGTGCCCCCTCGGCACCATCAACACCAGCTCCTCCTCCCATAGCTTTTGCGCCACCAGATCCACCCGCCTCAACGGCAGGCTCATGATGCACAGGTCCAACTCGCCGCTCGCGATGCCCCGCTCCAGTGCGTCGTGCATCCCCTCGCTCAGCCTCGGGAGCACTTCTGGATAGCGGCTCTTGAACTCCCGCACCAGCTCCGGCAGCAGGTACATCCCCACCGTTCGCAGCGCTCCCAGCGCCACCGTGCCCCTCGGCGTCGTCGTGAGCTCCCCCAGCTCCGCCGTCCCCGCCGCCAGCGCGTCCAGCGCCCGCCTCGCGTGCGGCAGGAAGCGCTCCCCCGCGTCCGTCAGCACCGCTCCGCCCGGTGTCCGCACGAGCAGCCGCACCCCCAGCTCCTTCTCCAGCGCCTGCAGCTGTCTCGACAGCCCCGGCTGGGACATCCCCAACTGCCTCGCCGCCACCGTGAGGCGGCCCTCCCGCGCCACCTGCGCGAAGGCCTTCAACTGCTCCGTGTTCATGCGCTCTCCGCATGCACTCTATGCGCGGGATGCGCTTTCCGCATGCCCCCGGTTTGGCTACTCCTGCACCATGGACGCGAGCCTCTCCGAGCTTCAACCGGCCGCACGCCCCGGCACCGCCCGGCGCATGGCCACCTCCGCCGTGATGCTCGGCCTCGTGGTCGCCGCCTTCGAGACCACCGTGGTCACCAGCGCCATGCCCACCCTCACCCGTGAGCTCGGTGGCCAGGACCTCTACTCCTGGGTCTTCTCCGCCTACCTCTTCGCCTCCACCGTGGGCGTGCTCCTCTTCGGCAAGCTCGCCGATCACCTCGGCCGCAAGCCCGTCTTCACCCTCGGCATGGGCCTCTTCCTCCTCGGCTCCGTGCTCTGTGGCGCCGCCTGGTCCGTCCCCTCCCTCATCGTCTTCCGCCTGATCCAGGGGCTCGGCGCCGGTGCCCTCCAGCCCACCACCATGACCATCAGCGCCGACATCTACACGCTGCGTGAACGCGCCGCCATCCAGGGTGTCTTCACCGCCGCCTGGGGTGGCGCCAACGTCATCGGCCCCCTCATCGGCGGCTGGCTCGTCATGCACGCCTCGTGGCGCTGGGCCTTCCTCGTCAACGTCCCCGTCGGCCTGCTCGCGCTCGTCATGCTCCACGTCTCCTACCGCGACCCCCCACGCCGCTCCGGTCGCGTCGACCTCTGGGGCCCCGCCCTCATCGGCGCTTCGCTCGGCCTGCTCCTCTTCGCCCTCGAGCACGGGGGCTCCAGTGGTCTCCGTTCCGCCTTCGCGCTTGCCGCCTGTATCGGCCTCGTCGCCGTCGTGCGTCAGCAGCGCACCTCCCCCTCCCCTCTCATCCCCCTGGAGCTGGTGCGCGATCGCACCGTCCTCAGTGGCGTGCTCGGCGGTCTGCTCGGCGGCGGCCTCCTCTACACCACCACCGCCTTCGTCCCCCTCTGGATGACCGAGCGCGGCGGCTACACCCCCCTCATGGCCGGCACCGCCCTCGTGCCGCTGCTCGCCGGCTGGGCCTTCGGTTCCACCTTCGGTGTCCGCGTCTTCATGCGCGGCGGGCTCCGCGCCAGCGCTGGCGGTGGTTTCCTCATCGCCCTGCTCGGCGCCTCCCTGCTCGCCCTCGGCGTGGCTCGCGGCTGGGGCATCCCCGCCACCTTCGCCAGCCTCGCCCTCCTGGGGCTCGGGCTCGGTCCCGCCGCCTCCACCTCTCTCATCGGCCCCCAGACCCGCGCCCCCTGGCACCACCGCGGCATGGTCACCAGCGCCATCTACGCCACCCGCATGCTCGGCGGCTCCTTCACCATCGCCCTCGTGGACCTCGTCCACGGCGGGTTCTCCCTGCGTTTCGCCCTCATCGCCCTCGTCGCCGGGATCGCCGCGCTGGCCCTCGGGGGGTTCGCTCCCGGCCGGGTCGTCACCGATGCCGAGCCCGCCGCCTCCTGAGCCTCTCCCCCACGCCCGCCTCCCCTCCTCCCGTGCGCCCTTGCCTCCCTGACGGGTTTCTTCGCTCCCGGGCCCGGGACACGTCATGATGCGCCGCCATGGGAAGTACGAGGTCTTCATCCAAGCGGCTCCCGCCCCCGCTGGCGTTCCTCCTCGGAACGCTGGTCCTGGGCTCCGCCGCGCACGCCCAGGACGCGGGCACCCCCGACACCGGCGCTCCGGACGCCGGTCAGGCCGAGCTCCAGGCTCCGGCCCCCGCTCCGGCTCCGGCCCAGCCCGCCTTCGTGGAAACGGAAGTCACCCAGTGTGGCCACAAGCAGGTCGGCACCGGCGAGGGCATGCTCCGGCCCCTCGGCCATGGTTTCTATCTCGATGGCCACCGCGTCCGCCGCGGCTGCACCCTCCTCCTCCAGCGCCCCCTCAAGAACCGCCCGCCCGTTCCCTTCGCCCCGGACTCCTTCCGTCCCCTCGGCTGCGGCTTCTTCCGCTACGCCACCTCCATCTACTGGAGCCAGTCCCTCGGCGGCGATGACCACGTCAAGGAGCCCAACGGCCAGCTCGCCGACGTCCTCACCCGCCTGGACCTCGCCGACGCCGAGACCTTCGAGGTCGATCGCGACTGCCGGCCCCGCGATGTCCGCTTCTTCTATCTCAACCACACCAACCGCCCCGAGTTGCCCGCCTTCGTCGCCGTTCCCCGGGGAGATGGTCAGGGTTATGAGGAGCTCGGCTGCGGCTTCGTCCGCTACGAGGGCCGCGTCTTCTTCGGCACCCGGCTCGTCGAGGGTGCCCATGTGCCCTCCTTCTCCTCCGTGCTGGGTCGCCTCCCCTATGTGGAGTGCGGCAACGCCATGTACGGCAAGGACCGCGCCAAGGTCTGGTGGCAGCACCTGATGGTCCGCGGCGCCAAGGCCAAGACCTTCCGCGTCCCCAAGGACGACAACCCCGACCTCCGCATCGCCTGCGATGGGCGCCGCTCCTTCCAGCAGGCCTCCGTCGACAAGAAGCCCAGCGCCCTCTGCCGGCCCGCGAAGAAGGTCACCGTCAAGAAGCGCAAGTGAGCGCGGGGGGGGGGTCGCGGGTTGGAGGACGGGGGGACCTACCCTCACCCCGTCCCTCTCCCAGAGGGAGAGGGGTTGTTGTTCGGTGTTGTTGTTTAGAAGGGATCCTCCAGGGGTCCTGGCATCACCCAGAGGGCCTCTGGCTCCCCGTAGCCCCCCTCGAATGAATCCAGGATGGGCTCCCAGCGCTCCCAGAACGTCGCCCAGCCGTACTCCGTCGGCGGCGCCGTGAGCACGTTTCCGTCCCGCTCCGGCTGGCCGTATGCGTAGTCCGCCAGCGTCCACTCCAGCGTGCCGAAGTGCACCACCAGCATCGGCGTCATCGCTCGCATCACCTCGGGGCGTGACACCTCGTCCGTCCGCGCCGTGGCCGGGGTGAACGCCACCTGCACCGCGTCGTGCTGCTCGCGCCACGCCAGGTAGTTGTTCGCCACCCCGATGAGGGCCTCGCGCTCGCCGGGCTCGCCGCTGAGCCGCGCCCGCTCGTAGAGCGCGAACGCCGCCACTACCAGGCTCCTCCCGTCCATCCCCGGGAAGAGTGTGTCGAAGACGTGGGGTCTCGGCGTGTCGTGCATGTGGGCCAGTGCGTAGGCGTAGGCGAGCCGTGTCTCCTCCGGCCTCGCGCCGGGCAGCTGGAAGTCCCCCAGGACGCGCTCGGGTGTCACCGCTCCGGCTGACTGGCGCCAGTCGAGGTACGCATTCGCCGCCCCGCCGATGTCCGCGAAGATGGCCACGTTGCCCTCGTGCAGGGTGCGCTCCAGCGTACGCACCACGGCCTCCGCCTTGTCGAGCGGATGCACCCCCGGCGCGCTCCAGTACAGCGAGGCGAGTCGTGACGCGGTGGTCAGCAGGGTGCGCGGATCCGCCAGGGCCTGGCCATTCATCCCCGTGGTGAGCGCGCCGAGCGCCGTGGCCGGATCCGTGGGCAGTCCCTGGAGCACCAGCTCCAGGGAGAGCT includes:
- a CDS encoding MFS transporter; this translates as MDASLSELQPAARPGTARRMATSAVMLGLVVAAFETTVVTSAMPTLTRELGGQDLYSWVFSAYLFASTVGVLLFGKLADHLGRKPVFTLGMGLFLLGSVLCGAAWSVPSLIVFRLIQGLGAGALQPTTMTISADIYTLRERAAIQGVFTAAWGGANVIGPLIGGWLVMHASWRWAFLVNVPVGLLALVMLHVSYRDPPRRSGRVDLWGPALIGASLGLLLFALEHGGSSGLRSAFALAACIGLVAVVRQQRTSPSPLIPLELVRDRTVLSGVLGGLLGGGLLYTTTAFVPLWMTERGGYTPLMAGTALVPLLAGWAFGSTFGVRVFMRGGLRASAGGGFLIALLGASLLALGVARGWGIPATFASLALLGLGLGPAASTSLIGPQTRAPWHHRGMVTSAIYATRMLGGSFTIALVDLVHGGFSLRFALIALVAGIAALALGGFAPGRVVTDAEPAAS
- a CDS encoding LysR family transcriptional regulator; translation: MNTEQLKAFAQVAREGRLTVAARQLGMSQPGLSRQLQALEKELGVRLLVRTPGGAVLTDAGERFLPHARRALDALAAGTAELGELTTTPRGTVALGALRTVGMYLLPELVREFKSRYPEVLPRLSEGMHDALERGIASGELDLCIMSLPLRRVDLVAQKLWEEELVLMVPRGHRLARLKRPVALTEAVEEPLVVIPGMAGTHALEAACEARGVKPRVAVEVDNAEGLRRMVEQGLGVALLPALMAREHETRGFDVVEVTKGGPRRQVVLVHRGEEYLTAAARALKSFIVESLRRSGP